A window from Solea senegalensis isolate Sse05_10M linkage group LG15, IFAPA_SoseM_1, whole genome shotgun sequence encodes these proteins:
- the ntpcr gene encoding cancer-related nucleoside-triphosphatase, protein MSKHVFLTGPPGVGKTTLVQRACEALVSSGVGVEGFYTEEVREGGRRVGFDVVTMSGERGHLSRIRDINAGASHGRREYTVGQYVVDLPSFENLALPLFRNVGAARGGNRKVFVIDEIGKMELFSQSFIRAVRQTLDSTSCTILGTIPIPKGKPLGLVEEVRSRRDVKVITVSKENRNAILQDILAALQECLKHTA, encoded by the exons ATGTCCAAACACGTCTTTTTGACAGGACCTCCag GTGTGGGGAAAACCACTCTTGTCCAGAGAGCCTGTGAGGCTTTAGTGTCATCAGGAGTGGGAGTGGAAGGTTTCTACACAGAGGAGGTCAGGGAGGGAGGCCGGAGAGTCGGCTTTGATGTCGTCACCATGTCAGGAGAGAGAGGTCACCTGTCCAGAATCAG AGACATCAATGCTGGTGCGTCTCATGGAAGAAGGGAATACACTGTTGGGCAGTATGTGGTTGACTTACCTTCATTTGAAAACCTGGCTCTCCCCCTCTTCAGAAAT GTGGGAGCAGCACGCGGCGGCAACAGGAAGGTGTTTGTCATCGATGAAATTGGCAAAATGGAGCTTTTCAGCCAGTCGTTCATCAGGGCAGTGAGACAGACCTTAGATAGCACTTCCTGCACCATCCTGGGCACCATCCCCATCCCCAAGGGCAAACCTCTGGGTCTTGTGGAGGAAGTACGCAGCAGGAGAGATGTCAAGGTCATTACT GTGTCCAAGGAGAACAGGAATGCTATTCTACAAGACATTTTAGCAGCACTGCAAGAATGTCTGAAGCACACAGCCTAA
- the map10 gene encoding microtubule-associated protein 10: MSGGKNVETLFSFELLVENIRVEKDTNVSDQLALAVRLLDFPTLLIYSPQQHASDDIIQAGQHGQHIRGEYVFYRGKSCFFLMNLSSLHTHLSNTPLYVMVLDVKEEIPKLIGSSLISMANVMDRIMQDVAEHGVSVPSSHGEKRHVSMCSLTGENIGFISLSYKLISLGTNLLPHTADGKTIGNTGVHGGQHVQESTEEKNISRESLPLSHLSTRNKAPASSKTRRSDDQQEDAAVFVATERSLRAQTSQTLPENEKEEDLNIFCPPQLYYSKFAEEKHMNTKGDNKQLILDSEVFTIEDSCSEDELMVGLSVPKLDHRVRYDTKPPRNQEKSEESPSGLGETLQQLPLLNALLVELSHLNGQNPQQPLPIHPNLAWIYRSASTEPPHLRNSHSPKENSTSTVKPTTVQKKDKQVEGLQSSSKSTRKKLVFGSTKTFNMRLKQISPHKVQRECIELIQNNKQTSVAKVKSKPQDKLVKSSQKKFSNLNENVETMMQNIKVDSITRRQRSLQGKYHDGQERDSERILEKPSPAERRDLTCIHIPSVDSDSTAQNKEKSEHQSESNQSPPESGRHRGEFESLGSSTQSSRKSSFSDSSEKGNEEEDYADDFNSLSDAYSPDPVSSPDPSRVNTPKSPVCSDSCNPDSASLHKRAVFPVPLKTSSSPQRSLRATHIIRPRTCASLLSFSSDAGDRDESASLQTICSRKQVMESSGVERSGVADSFLSRSQRSESKTSSPVRGFSTGSVSSLEQQEAEEMKDELGSLDIRKEYQHISELVARKLPGYTL; this comes from the coding sequence ATGTCAGGAGGAAAAAACGTCGAgactctgttttcttttgagcTGTTGGTGGAAAATATCCGAGTAGAGAAAGACACGAACGTCTCCGACCAGCTAGCTCTTGCTGTTCGACTGCTAGATTTCCCAACATTGCTAATTTATTCTCCCCAACAACATGCAAGTGATGACATAATCCAAGCCGGGCAGCATGGACAACATATACGGGGAGAATACGTCTTTTACAGAGGCAAGTCTTGTTTCTTCCTCATGAACTTGAgctccctgcacacacacctgtctaacACTCCTCTCTATGTCATGGTGCTGGATGTGAAAGAGGAGATTCCCAAATTAATCGGCTCCTCCTTGATATCAATGGCTAATGTGATGGACAGGATCATGCAGGATGTGGCCGAGCATGGTGTTTCTGTTCCCTCATCACATGGAGAAAAGAGGCACGTCAGCATGTGCAGCCTCACAGGGGAGAACATTGGATTCATTTCCCTGAGTTATAAACTTATAAGTCTGGGGACTAACTTACTGCCACACACTGCAGACGGGAAGACTATTGGAAACACGGGAGTACACGGAGGACAACATGTGCAAGAAAGCACGGAGGAGAAAAACATATCGAGAGAATCGCTTCCTCTTTCCCATCTATCCACACGAAACAAAGCACCAGCAAGTTCAAAAACCAGGAGAAGTGATGACCAGCAAGaggatgctgctgtgtttgtcgcCACCGAACGCAGCCTGAGAGCCCAGACCTCTCAAACACTccctgaaaatgaaaaggagGAGGATTTAAACATATTCTGCCCCCCACAACTTTACTACAGTAAGTttgcagaggaaaaacacatgaacactaAAGGGGATAACAAACAACTAATTCTAGACTCTGAGGTGTTCACAATTGAAGACTCATGCTCTGAGGATGAGCTGATGGTTGGTCTAAGTGTCCCAAAACTGGACCACAGAGTGAGATATGATACAAAACCCCCAAGAAACCAAGAAAAGAGTGAGGAGAGTCCTAGTGGCCTTGGGGAAACTTTACAACAGCTGCCTCTACTCAACGCTCTTCTTGTTGAACTCTCACATTTAAATGGTCAAAATCCTCAGCAGCCCTTGCCCATTCATCCCAATCTAGCATGGATTTACAGGTCTGCATCCACAGAGCctccacatttaagaaactcACATTCTCCAAAAGAAAATTCTACCTCAACAGTTAAGCCCACAACtgtacaaaaaaaggacaaacaagtAGAGGGTTTGCAAAGCTCCAGTAAGTCTACCAGGAAGAAACTTGTTTTTGGAAGCACCAAAACATTCAATATGAGGTTGAAACAAATTTCTCCTCACAAAGTACAACGTGAATGTATTGAATTAATACAGAATAATAAACAGACGAGTGTGGCCAAAGTAAAGTCAAAGCCACAGGATAAATTGGTAAAGTCCAGCCAAAAGAAATTCTCAAATCTCAATGAAAATGTTGAGACAATGATGCAAAATATAAAAGTGGACTCAATcacaagaagacaaagaagcCTGCAGGGGAAATATCATGATGGACAGGAAAGAGACTCTGAGAGAATTTTAGAAAAACCTTCCCCTGCTGAGAGAAGAGACTTGACATGTATTCACATTCCCAGCGTGGatagtgacagcactgcccaaaacaaagagaaaagtgaaCATCAGAGTGAATCCAATCAATCACCGCCTGAATCTGgcagacacagaggggaattTGAATCCTTAGGAAGCAGCACACAAAGCAGCCGAAAGTCTTCATTTTCAGACTCCAGTGAGAAAGGGAACGAGGAAGAGGACTACGCTGATGACTTTAACAGTCTCAGTGATGCCTACTCTCCTGACCCTGTGAGTAGTCCAGATCCTTCTAGAGTAAACACTCCAAAGTCTCCTGTCTGCTCCGACTCCTGCAACCCGGACTCTGCTTCACTCCACAAGAGAGCTGTGTTCCCTGTGCCCCTCAAAACGTCCAGCTCTCCACAGCGGTCTCTGAGGGCCACACACATCATACGACCTCGAACTTGTGCCTCTCTCCTCAGCTTTTCCTCCGATGCTGGTGACAGAGATGAGTCGGCTTCCTTACAGACCATATGCTCCAGAAAGCAGGTGATGGAGAGCAGCGGAGTGGAAAGAAGTGGAGTTGCTGACAGTTTCCTATCAAGAAGTCAGAGGAGCGAGTCCAAAACCAGCAGTCCTGTTCGAGGATTTTCCACAGGTTCTGTGTCTTCCCTTGAGCaacaggaggcagaggagatgAAGGATGAGCTTGGATCTTTGGATATTAGAAAAGAGTATCAGCATATATCTGAGCTAGTGGCCAGAAAACTCCCTGGTTACACCCTGTGA